The nucleotide window GTTTGAACTCCAACCGCGAACAGTTGTCGGGCTGTCCGGATCACGAACGGCACCCGTCGTGAAAATCGCCGTCGGCCGCGTATTCTTTAGGGTACCCGCTACGTCGCAAACGGCCATCGTCACTCCATCCGTCCGCTATCAGGCAACGGCGAGCAACCGGCAAGAGGGTGCAGCCATTGTCAGGGCTGCGGCAACTACGCCGTTGTCTACAGACCTCGTTGGTGAGATCGTCGTGAACCCGCGTGGAGGATCTCGCGTAGGCTTACAGAAGGGGGAGATGCTCACCAACTCGGTGAGCGATCCAGGCCTACATATCATTAAGACGGGTCAAAGCGTTTATATTCCCAAGGTCGGCCCTTCTGATCCCAGCTTCGGTATACTGCTTGCTCAGGCGCTCCCTGACGAACCTGTCGGCACAGACGAGAGTGCTGCCGCAGGCACCGAAAATACGCTAGAGGGCGGTATGCTGTCTGGTGGGACAGGCGCTGGAACGGGAGTAACCGTGGGGACTCTCGTCACTCTAGGAGTTATTGGCGCAGGCGTTGGACTTGGTGTAGCCTTTTCAGGCGATGATGACAATGATAAGTCAAGCCCCTCGGCTCCGTAGTGAGTCTGTCTGGTCTGCTGTGATACCGAGCAGACCGAATAGACTGAACAGACTAAAGAGACTGCAATGAGACGAGGGTATATCTTTTGCATCGGCGTGGGTATCCTTGCTGCAGGGTGTGTCTCGACAGGCCCTTCCAAGGAAAATCTGATAGCCAGGGCGTCCGTCTCAAGATCCTCTGAAACGACGGGCAGCGTCGCGCTCAATAGCAAGATCATCAGCACCGTCGGGCAACAGCAAGCGGATGGAGGAGATTACGTCATAGGTGCCGGTGATCTCCTCGTCATCTCGGTGCTTGATCTGAGCGAGGTGGAGAAGGTAAAGGTCCGAGTTGGGGCGGAGGGGTTCATTCGACTCCCTCTTGTGGATACCGTCAAGGCCAACAACTTGACCGCGCGCCAGCTCGAAAGCAAACTCGCCAATCTATTCGGTGCAGAATATCTTCACGATCCTCAGGTGAGCGTCTTCATCGAAGAGTACCGAAGTCAGCGCGTGGCCGTCCTGGGGGAGGTCAATAAACCGGCAATCTACGAGGTAAGCGAAAAGCGGTCGCTCACCGATATGCTGGCTCTGGCAGGAGGGCTGACTATAAACGCTGACCAGGTGGTCTACGTCATCCGGAAAAGCGCCGGCGCGACACCTGATCCATCGAACTCAGGAGAGTTGCTCAAGATCGACCTTGAGCACCTGTTGGCCGGACGCGACCCCTCTTTAAATGTCAAGGTTGACGCGGGAGACGTTGTCAGCGTGCCGAAGTCCGGAGAATTCCTCCTTGGTGGGGCCGTCAAGAAGCCTGGTCCCTACCCTCTCAAAGGGAAACTCACCGTCGATCAGGCTATCTATTTTGGCGAGGCGCTCAAAGAAGAGGCCGACTTGACCGACATTGAGGTCTTACGTATCAACGGGTCAAAGAACGAGGTGTTCAAGATCAATCTGGACCAGTTGAAACAGGACGGCACGCCTGGACTAGCCATCCAGAAAAACGATGTCGTTTTCGTGGGCACAAGCGGGCCGAAGGCGGTCATGTATGGCGCCCTCGACTTCTTCAAGACGATTATCCGTTTCGGCGTCTCGGCAGGGGCGGCCCTCTAGTGCGCCTATCGCGTCACACGCCATCAACGCAATGAACGCCACACGCGATGACGCCATCGACGCAATGAACGCCGCACGCAATGACGCCATCGACGCTTAAGGAGACGATTCTCTCACATGGATGCGCTAGTAAAGGCTGACGGAAATCCTCCAAGTTCGCGTGAGCAACTGCTGCAGCGCTATTACGTCCAGCAAGACGAAGAGACACACCTTCGCGATTACTGGCGGATCGTCCTGAAGCATCGCTGGATAGTCCTCACCTTCTTCGCCATTATTGTGACCACCGCCATAATCTACACCTTTAGCCTGACCCCCACCTATCGAGCCACTGCCAGCCTCAAGATCGATTATGAACGGCCCCAGATCCTTTCCTTCCAGGAGATCGGGTCCCCCGGACACCAGAACTACGGCCCCGAATTCATGGGCACCCAGCAGAAACTGCTGCAGAGCCGAAGTTTGGCAAAGCGGGTGATCGAGACGCTCAAGACCAACGGTCAGCCGATTGCGATCGATCCGGCGTTGCCTGATTCTACCGTCGCGACAGCCTTCTGGCCCGTATGGCTGACCGATCTTTTCGGTTCCCGTTCTTCGAAGCCTTCAGGCGCGACCGAGTCCTCTCCCCGGTCAGAGTCGGAGACAGTTCTTACTGAGGAGCAAGTAACTTCCCGGAAGGTTGATGCGCTGCTCCGTATGCTGACGGTGGAACCGATCCGGACCACGAACATGGTCAAAATCTCCTTCACCACCCCCTCATCAGATCTCTCCTCTCTCCTGGCCAATACCTGGGTCAAAGCCTTCATCGATCACAATCTCGATATGAAATACAACGCCACCGCCCAGGCCGGGGAGTGGCTTTCGAAGCAGCTTCAAGACGTGCGGGACAAGCTTGAGCAATCGGAGGCCGCCCTACACGAGTTCGTCAAGGAGAAACAGATCCTCACCGTCGGAGAGAAGAAAGATATCGTCACGACAAAACTTGCGGATTTGTCCGAGGCGCTGACAAAGGCCCAGGGGGAACGGATCGCCAGGGAGGCGCTGTACCGCCAGAGCCAGGGAATGAGATTCGATTCGATCCCGGCTGTCCTGGAAAACTCTATGATCTCCAATTTGAGGGCCGAGTACTACAAGCTGGACTCCGAGTCTCGTCGACTGAGCGAGACCTATAAACCCGGCTACCCCAAGATGGTCCGTCTGCGCGAAGGCATGGACCAGATCAAACGCCAAATCGAGACGGAGATCGCGAAAATCATCGACGCCATCAAGCAGGAGTATGAGGCTGCCGTTAAGAAGGAGCAGCTCCTCCAGGCGGCCGTCAACGCACAGAAGCATCTCGCCATCGCCTTGAACCAGGAACTCATTCGATTCGACATCCTGAAGCGTGATGTCGACACCTATCGCCAAATTTATAGCGGCATTCTTGAGCGCCAAAAGCAGGCGGGTGTCTCCCAGGGGCTTGCAGCGAGTAACGTCCAGGTCGTGGACCTGGCCGAACCCCCGGGCGCCCCGTTCAGTCCGAACAAGACCCGGAACATCTTGCTTGGCATTGTGCTGGGATTGACTGTGGCTATCGGCGTGGCCTTTTTCTTTGACTACCTGGACAACACCGTGAAGCATTCTGAAGAACTCGAGCGCACCCTTGGCATCCCGAGCCTGGCGCTGATCCCCTCGCTGGCTTCTGCGATCCCTCGGCAAGAGCGAAATAGGCTCTCGCAAGACGGCGGCAACGGAGATCTCAATGGCAGACCGGTCTTTGCGCTGGTCGCGCACAGCGACCTGCGTTCTACGCTGACAGAGGCGTTTCGAACGCTCCGGACATCACTCCTCTTCTCCTCCCCCGAGTCGCCTCCGAAGTCGATTCTGTTCACCAGCGCCCAGCCCGCAGAAGGCAAGACCGGGCTGTCCATAAACACCTCCATCAGCCTCTCTCAGTTAGGGGGCAGCGTGCTCCTCATCGATGGCGACATGCGGCGGCCGAGCTGCCATGCCCATTTGGAACTTCCTCTCAAGCCGGGCCTCTCGGAATATCTGACCGGCAATGCAGATCTGGTCTCGATCATCAAGCGGACCACGGTACCGAATCTGCACTGCATCCCCGCAGGAACTATCCCCGTGAATCCCGCGGAACTGTTGGCTTCTACGAGGACGAAGGAAACGATTGAACTCCTCTCTCAACGGTTCGACTACATCATCATTGACTCACCCCCGGTCTTTGCGGTGGCCGATGCACTGATCCTCTCGACAGTGGTCAAGGGGGTCATCCTGGTGGTCCAGGGGGGGCGGACACCACGCGAGATGGTTCAACGCGCCTTCAAAAACCTTCTCGATCTCAATGCCCCGGTCCTGGGCGCCGTGCTGAATAATGTCAATATTAGAGGCAACGGCTATCCGTACTACTACGACCACCAGTACAGTCATTACTACCAGCAGACACCTGCCGATGCGCCTCACCCTCGTGCCACCGAGACGGCTCAGGTTGTAGAAGATACCCCGATACCCAAAACGTAAGTCGATCCGGTCTATCTTGTCACAGACCAAACGACCAAACGGACCATATAGACCACAATGGTGCTTCGCCTTTACGCTCGGCCATCACGAATTGCGCTCACCGGTATCATGATTCTCGGCTTTCTGCTCGCCTCATGGGCTGCGTTGCGGCCATGGATCGCCCAACGGGCTTTAAGTCGAGGCCCGAGTGACCAAGCAACCCGTCGGGCGCTTGCTCTCG belongs to Candidatus Methylomirabilis tolerans and includes:
- a CDS encoding SLBB domain-containing protein; its protein translation is MRRGYIFCIGVGILAAGCVSTGPSKENLIARASVSRSSETTGSVALNSKIISTVGQQQADGGDYVIGAGDLLVISVLDLSEVEKVKVRVGAEGFIRLPLVDTVKANNLTARQLESKLANLFGAEYLHDPQVSVFIEEYRSQRVAVLGEVNKPAIYEVSEKRSLTDMLALAGGLTINADQVVYVIRKSAGATPDPSNSGELLKIDLEHLLAGRDPSLNVKVDAGDVVSVPKSGEFLLGGAVKKPGPYPLKGKLTVDQAIYFGEALKEEADLTDIEVLRINGSKNEVFKINLDQLKQDGTPGLAIQKNDVVFVGTSGPKAVMYGALDFFKTIIRFGVSAGAAL
- a CDS encoding polysaccharide biosynthesis tyrosine autokinase, with the protein product MDALVKADGNPPSSREQLLQRYYVQQDEETHLRDYWRIVLKHRWIVLTFFAIIVTTAIIYTFSLTPTYRATASLKIDYERPQILSFQEIGSPGHQNYGPEFMGTQQKLLQSRSLAKRVIETLKTNGQPIAIDPALPDSTVATAFWPVWLTDLFGSRSSKPSGATESSPRSESETVLTEEQVTSRKVDALLRMLTVEPIRTTNMVKISFTTPSSDLSSLLANTWVKAFIDHNLDMKYNATAQAGEWLSKQLQDVRDKLEQSEAALHEFVKEKQILTVGEKKDIVTTKLADLSEALTKAQGERIAREALYRQSQGMRFDSIPAVLENSMISNLRAEYYKLDSESRRLSETYKPGYPKMVRLREGMDQIKRQIETEIAKIIDAIKQEYEAAVKKEQLLQAAVNAQKHLAIALNQELIRFDILKRDVDTYRQIYSGILERQKQAGVSQGLAASNVQVVDLAEPPGAPFSPNKTRNILLGIVLGLTVAIGVAFFFDYLDNTVKHSEELERTLGIPSLALIPSLASAIPRQERNRLSQDGGNGDLNGRPVFALVAHSDLRSTLTEAFRTLRTSLLFSSPESPPKSILFTSAQPAEGKTGLSINTSISLSQLGGSVLLIDGDMRRPSCHAHLELPLKPGLSEYLTGNADLVSIIKRTTVPNLHCIPAGTIPVNPAELLASTRTKETIELLSQRFDYIIIDSPPVFAVADALILSTVVKGVILVVQGGRTPREMVQRAFKNLLDLNAPVLGAVLNNVNIRGNGYPYYYDHQYSHYYQQTPADAPHPRATETAQVVEDTPIPKT